One region of Quercus lobata isolate SW786 chromosome 2, ValleyOak3.0 Primary Assembly, whole genome shotgun sequence genomic DNA includes:
- the LOC115976537 gene encoding protein LOW PHOTOSYNTHETIC EFFICIENCY 1, chloroplastic-like translates to MQFLTTLPLKGDFWVVSQLGFELGSCRTETRRRRKKLRGLGVHVCHSRSAGLLLLSNNSRVVQRGGRCGSSKFDLGFGYSKLKVALFCMPMASSFGALVALACALEQQAIGNEFLIEGLDLANGVSGEIERKDADHNKLGEVNDGDNKREDDDAESGKGDGEEKSTKVDVRLLAQSLWFARTVDDVEEVLKDMGDLPSQVYSSMIRGFGRDKRMSSAIAVVEWLKKKKHETNGLIGPNLFIYNSLLGAVKQSEEYGEMEKVLDDMTQEGVLPNVVTYNTLMAIYLDQGRTTEALNILEEIQKKGWRPSPVSYSTALLTYRRMEDGNGALRFFIEFRENYHQGDIRKDANEDWENEFVKLENLTLRVCYQVMRRWLVNGNNLSTNVLKLLNDMDNAGLPLGRAEQERLLWACTREEHYIVAKEIYTKIRERHSQISLSVCNHVIWLMGKAKKWWAALEIYEDLLDKGPRPNNMSQELIISHFNVLLTAAKKRGIWRWGVRLLNKMEVKGLKPGSREWNAVLIACSKASETSAAVEIFKRMVEQGEKPTIISYGALLSALEKNKLYDEARRVWDHMIRVGLEPNLYAYTIMASVLTGQGKLNSVDAIIKEMVSTGNEPTVVTYNAIISACARNGMSGAAYEWFHRMKFQSITPNEITYEMLIEALAKDGKPRLAYELYLRAQNEGLNLSSKAYDAVLQSSQVYEANVDTRVLGPRPPDKTK, encoded by the coding sequence ATGCAATTTTTAACTACTTTGCCATTGAAGGGTGACTTTTGGGTGGTATCTCAATTGGGTTTTGAACTTGGTTCTTGTAGAACTGAAACtagaaggagaaggaaaaagtTAAGGGGTCTTGGTGTTCATGTTTGTCATAGTAGAAGTGCTGGTCTCTTATTACTTTCAAATAATTCAAGAGTTGTTCAGCGTGGAGGTCGCTGTGGGAGCTCCAAATTTGATTTGGGATTTGGGTACTCTAAGCTTAAAGTTGCTCTCTTTTGTATGCCAATGGCAAGTTCTTTTGGTGCCTTGGTTGCATTGGCATGTGCATTGGAGCAACAAGCAATAGGAAATGAATTTTTAATAGAAGGATTGGATTTAGCTAATGGGGTGTCGGGGGAAATTGAGAGAAAGGATGCTGATCATAATAAATTGGGTGAAGTAAATGATGGGGATAATAAAAGAGAAGATGATGATGCTGAAAGTGGGAAAGGAGATGGGGAAGAGAAGAGTACAAAAGTTGATGTTCGTTTACTAGCACAGAGCTTATGGTTTGCAAGAACTGTAGATGATGTGGAGGAGGTTCTTAAGGACATGGGTGACTTGCCCTCTCAAGTATACTCATCCATGATTAGAGGTTTTGGTAGAGACAAGAGAATGAGTTCTGCGATTGCTGTTGTTGAGTGGCTCAAGAAAAAGAAGCATGAAACTAATGGTTTGATTGGTCCAAatcttttcatatataatagTCTGTTGGGTGCAGTAAAACAATCTGAAGAATATGGAGAAATGGAGAAAGTCTTGGATGATATGACTCAGGAAGGGGTCTTACCCAATGTTGTAACCTACAACACTTTGATGGCAATTTACTTGGACCAAGGTCGAACTACTGAGGCTCTTAATATTCTTGAAGAGATACAGAAGAAGGGCTGGAGGCCTTCTCCAGTTTCCTATTCTACAGCATTGTTGACTTATCGAAGAATGGAAGATGGGAATGGAGCTTTAAGGTTCTTTATTGAGTTCAGGGAAAACTATCATCAAGGTGACATAAGGAAAGATGCTAATGAAGATTGGGAAAATGAATTTGTTAAGCTTGAGAATTTAACACTACGTGTTTGCTACCAAGTGATGCGGCGGTGGCTTGTGAATGGTAATAATTTGAGCACAAATGTGTTGAAACTTCTCAATGACATGGATAATGCTGGCCTTCCACTTGGTCGAGCAGAACAAGAGCGGCTTTTGTGGGCTTGTACCCGTGAAGAGCATTACATTGTGGCAAAGGAAATTTATACTAAAATTAGAGAAAGGCACTCTCAAATTAGCTTATCAGTCTGTAACCATGTGATTTGGCTGATGGGGAAGGCTAAGAAGTGGTGGGCAGCTTTGGAGATATATGAGGATTTATTGGACAAGGGGCCAAGACCAAATAACATGTCACAGGAGCTgataatttctcattttaatGTTCTTCTCACTGCAGCTAAGAAAAGGGGAATTTGGAGATGGGGTGTTAGGTTGCTTAACAAGATGGAAGTAAAAGGCCTTAAACCTGGAAGTAGGGAATGGAATGCAGTTCTTATTGCCTGTTCCAAGGCTTCAGAAACTTCTGCTGCGGTGGAAATATTTAAGAGGATGGTTGAACAAGGTGAAAAACCTACAATAATCTCCTATGGAGCCTTGCTTAGTGCACTGGAGAAGAATAAATTATATGATGAGGCTCGCCGGGTTTGGGACCATATGATCAGGGTAGGTCTTGAACCAAACTTGTATGCCTACACAATTATGGCTTCAGTTCTCACTGGACAAGGAAAGTTAAACTCGGTTGATGCCATCATTAAGGAAATGGTTTCAACAGGTAATGAGCCAACAGTTGTGACATACAATGCAATAATTAGTGCTTGTGCACGCAACGGAATGAGTGGTGCAGCATATGAATGGTTTCATCGCATGAAATTTCAGAGCATCACCCCAAATGAGATTACTTATGAAATGCTGATTGAGGCTCTTGCAAAGGATGGTAAACCAAGGCTTGCGTACGAGTTATATCTGAGGGCTCAGAATGAAGGCCTTAACCTCTCTTCAAAGGCTTATGATGCAGTTCTGCAATCCTCTCAGGTTTATGAAGCAAATGTTGATACAAGAGTTTTAGGGCCTCGGCCTCCGGATAAAACCAAATGA